The following nucleotide sequence is from bacterium.
TGGCTCGCCGCGCGCAACGCCATGCGCGCGCATCCCTGGCGGGCCGTGGTCCTGCTGGGGGCCACCGCCGGATTCTGGATCGCGTGCTTCGTCGTGTGCGTGCGCGTCCTGGGCTACTTCCACACCCTGGGCGACTTCGGCCCGCTGCTGACGCAGCGCCTGTTGGTCCTGCTCTTCCTCTCGTTCCTGGGCGTGCTCCTCGTCAGCAATACGGTGACGGCGCTGACGACGTTCTACCTCTCGGGCGACGTCGTGCCGCTGCTCGCGGCGCCGCTCCCGTGGCGGCGCCTGCACCACGCGCGCTTCCTCGAGACCCTGATCGCGTCGTCGTGGATGGTGCTGCTGGTCGGGTTGCCCGCGCTGATCGCATACGGCGTGGTCTACGGTGCCGGGCCGACGTTCTACCTCGCCGCGCTGGCCGTGCTGGCGCTGTTCCTCGTCATCCCCGCGGCGATCGGCGTCCTGGTGACGACGGCGCTCGTGCTGGTGTTCCCGGCGCGCGGCGCCCGCGACGCGCTGCTCATCGCCTCCGGGCTGCTGCTCGCCGGTGCGGTCGTCGCCATCCGGCTGCTCGAGCCCGAGCGGCTGGCGCATCCGTCGGGACTGGTCGGGCTCGCGGCCTTCCTGGCAGGCGCCGGCAGCGCCGGGTCGCCGTGGTTCCCGAGCACGTGGGCGGCCGAGGTGCTGCTGCCGCTGCTCGGCGCGCGCGACGGGACGCCGCTCTTCTTCCTCGGCATGCTGGCGAGCACGGCCGTGATGCTCTTCCTCGTGAGCGCCACCGTCGTCGAGCTCGGCTTCCTGCGCGCGTGGTCGGCGGCGCAGACGGGCCGCGTGCGCGCCGGCAGCGCCGAGCGCCCGCTCGGCCGCGTCCTGGCCGTGCTGGTGCGCCCGCTGCCGCGCCTCTTCGGGCTGGTGCTCGCGAAGGACGCGACCGTGTTCCTGCGCGACCCGAGCCAGTGGTCGCAGCTGCTGCTCCTCTGCGCGCTGGTCGGCATCTACCTCTTCAACTTCTCCGCGCTGCCGCTCGAGGGCGACACGCCGCTCGCGATCGCGATGCGCGAGATGGCGACCGTGCTGAACCTCGGGCTCGGCGCGTTCGTCACCACCGCCGTCGCCGTGCGCTTCGTCTACCCGATGCCGAGCATGGAGGGGCACGCGTGGTGGATCCTGCGCACCGCGCCGGTCGGGCTCGCGAAGCTCTGGTGGAGCAAGTTCTGGCTCGGCTGGCTGCCGCTCGTCGGCTTCGCGGCGGCGCTGGTGGCGACGACGAACGCGCTGCTCGGCGTGCCGGGGGTGGTGACGGTCGCGTTCCTGCTGACGCTGCCCTCGATGCTCGCCGCGATCGTGAGCCTCGGGCTGGCGTTCGGCGCGGTGCACGCGAAGCTCGACACGCGCAACGCGGCCCAGATCGCCACCGGCTTCGGGGCGATCGTCTACATGCTGTCCTGTCTCGGCGTCATCGCCGGCGTCGTCGCGCTCGAGGCCTGGCCGGTGGGCCGCCTGCTGCGCGCCGTGCGCCACGGCGGCACGCCGGCGCCCGCAGACCTCGCGATCATGACGGCGGGACTCGTCCTGGCGACGGTCGCCGCCCTGGCGGTCTTCGAGGGGGCGCGGCGGCGCGGGCTGCGGGCCCTGGCCCGCCTCCCGATCTGACGCCGATCCCTCGCCTCGCGGCCCGGACTCGCGTAGGAAGCCGGCCGTGCCGCCCGTCACCAAGGTCCTGGTCGCGAACCGGGGCGAGATCGCCCGCCGCGTGCTGCGCACGCTGCGCGCCATGGGCATCGCGGGCGTCGCCGTGTACTCCGACGCCGACGCCGGTGCGCCGCACGTCGCCGAGGCCGACGAGGCCGTCCGCATCGGCCCGGCACCGGCGCGCGAGTCGTATCTCGTCGCCGACCGCCTCCTCGACGCCGCCCGGCGTACCGGCGCCGACGCCGTCCACCCCGGCTACGGCTTTCTCGCCGAGAACGCCGACTTCGCCCAGGCCTGCGCCGACACGGGCCTGACCTTCATCGGGCCGACGCCCGCCGCCATCCGCGCCATGGGCAGCAAGATCGAGGCGAAGCGCATCATGGCCAAGGCCGGCGTGCCGGTGGTGCCCGGCGCCGAGGGCGACGACGCCGCGCTCGTGAAGGCGGCGGCGACCGTCGGCTTCCCCGTCCTCGTGAAGGCCTCGGCCGGCGGCGGAGGCAAGGGCATGCGCGTCGTCCGTGCGGCCGACGCGCTGCCCGCGGCGCTCGCGGCCGCGCGGCGCGAGGCCGAGCACGCGTTCGGCGACGGGACGCTGCTCCTCGAGCGCTACGTCGATTCCCCGCGGCACGTCGAGGTGCAGATCTTCGGCGACGCGCACGGCACGGCGATCCATCTCTTCGAGCGCGAGTGCTCGATCCAGCGCCGGCACCAGAAGGTGCTGGAGGAGGCGCCGTCGCCCGCGGTCGACGCCGCGCTGCGCGCGCGGCTCGGCGAGGCGGCGGTGACGGCGGCGCGCGCCATCGGCTACGTCGGCGCGGGGACCGTCGAGTTCATCCTGGCGCCCGACGGCGCGTTCTACTTCCTCGAGGTGAACACGCGCCTCCAGGTCGAGCATCCGGTCACCGAGTGCGTCACCGGGCTCGACCTCGTCCGCCTGCAGATCGAGGTGGCGCGCGGCGAGCCGCTGCGCGTGCGGCCCGAGACGCTGCGGATCGACGGCCACGCGATCGAGGCGCGCCTCTACGCCGAGGACGCGGCGCACGACTTCCTGCCGGCGAGCGGCCGCGTGACGCTGTGGTCGGCGCCCGACGTGCCGGGCGTGCGCTGGGACGTCGGCGTCGCGGTCGGCTCCGAGGTCGGCGTCCACTACGACCCGATGCTGGCGAAGGTGATCGCGCACGGCGCGGACCGCGCCGAGGCGATCGCGCGGCTCGAGGCGGCGCTGCGCCGGCTCGGTGTCGCCGGGCTGACGACCAACCGCGACTTCCTGCTCGCGGTTCTGCGCCATTCCGCATTCGCGGCGGGCGCGCTCGACACGCACTTCGTCGAGCGGCACCTGCCGCCGGCGGCGCGGACCGCCGCGTCCGATCCGACGGTCGTGCGCACGCACGCCATCGTCGCCACGCTCGAGGGTCATGCGCGCCGCCGCGACGCCGCAGCGAGCCCCGTGCCGCCGAGCGTGCCGTCGGGCTGGCGCAACAACCGCTGGCGGCCGCAGCGCGTCGAGTGGCGCGTGGGCGGTGACGAGATCGCGGTGCAGTACGTCGTCGGCGGCGACGGTACCGTCGGGGTCGAAGCAGGCGAGCTGCGCGGGCGCGCCGCCGTGGTCGCGCGCGACGCGGGCGGCCTCGTCGTCGAGCTGGACGGCCTGCGGCGGCGCTACGAGACGGCCGCCTCGGGCGACGTCACCGTCGTGCACTCGCTGCTCGGGACCACCGAGCTGCGCGAGCTGCCCGTGTTCCCCGCCGCGCGGGCCGAGGAGGTCGCCGGCGGCTGCGTCGCGCCGATGACCGGCGTCGTGCGCGCGGTACACGTCGCCGCCGGCGAGCGGGTGACGCGCGGCCAGGTGCTGCTCGTGCTCGAGGCCATGAAGATGGAGCACGAGATGGCGGCCCACGCCGACGGCGTCGTGCGCGAGGTGCGCGTCGAGGTCGGGCAGATGGTCGATCCCGACGCGGTGCTGGTGATCGTCGAGGCCGACCCCGCCCTCGAGGCCTGAGCGGCCGGACCGGCGTTGCCGGGACGGGCACCGGCGTGCTTCAACCCGGCGATGTCGACCTCCGAGCCCGTTCCCCAGACCGTCACCCGCTACGACGTCCACGGGCGCGCCGCCTGGATCACGCTCGCCGAGCCCGAGCGCCGCAACGCCCTCTCCGGACCGATGGTCACGGAGCTGCTCGGGCACCTCGGGACGGCGATGGACGACCCGGCCGTCCGCGCCGTCGTGCTCACCGGGACGGGTCCGGCGTTCTGCGCCGGCGCCGATCTGAAGGGCGGCGGGGGCGGCGCCATCGGCGGCGGCGCGGAGAACCCGTTCGTGCGGGTGCTGCGCACCATGTGGGACGGGCCGAAGCCGGTGATCGTCGCCGCCAACGGCCATGCCTTCGGCGGCGGGCTCGGGCTGGTCGCGGCCGCGGACATCGCCATCGCGGCGGACGGGGCGATGTTCAGCTTCAGCGAGGTTCGCATCGGCGTCATCCCGGCGATGATCTCCGTCGTGGTGCTCCCGAAGATCGGTCCGCACCACGCGATGCGCCTCTTCCTCACGGGCGAGCGCTTCGACGCCTCGCGGGCCCGCGACTACGGGCTGCTGCATCGGGTCGTGGCCATCGACCGGCTGATGACGGCGGTGCAGGAGGAGGTCGATGCGATCGCGCTCGGCGGCCCCATCGCGGTGGGGGAGGCGAAGCGGCTGGTGCGCACGGTCCCGCGGATGCGGATGGACGAGGCCTTCGCCTGGACCGAGGCGCGCATCGCCGAGCTGTTCGCGTCGCCGGAGGCCGCCGAGGGCATGGCGGCGTTCGCCCAGAAGCGCAAGCCGGCGTGGGCCGAGTGAGGTCGAGGCCGTTGACCCCCGGCGTCCCGGGCGCCTAAGACCAGCCTCCCCATGGCCGACGTGCTGCGCATCGCAAACTGTAGCGGCTTCTATGGCGACCGCCTGAGCGCGGCGCGCGAGATGGTGGAGGGCGGCCCGATCGACGTCCTCACCGGCGACTACCTCGCCGAGCTGACGTTGATGATCCTGCTGAAGGATCGGCTGCGCGACCCGTCGCTCGGCTGGGCGCGCACGTTCCTGCGCCAGCTGGAGGAGGTCGCGGCGACCTGCAAGGCGCGCGGCATCCGCATCGTCGTCAACGCGGGCGGCCTGAACCCCGGCGGCTGTGCCGACGCCGTGCGGGCGCTCTACCGCAAGCTCGGCCTCGACGCCGTGGTCGCGCACGTCGAAGGCGACGACCTCATGCCGAAGCTCGCCGCGCTCCAGGCGCGCGGCGAGCCGCTCGCGCACCTCGATCGCGGCACGTCGCTCGCGGAGCTGCGTTCGCCGGTGCTCTCGGCCAACGCGTATCTCGGCGGCTGGGGGATCGCCGAGGCGCTCGGGCGCGGCGCCGACGTCGTGATCTGCGGCCGCGTCACCGACGCCGCGCTCACCGTCGGCCCGGCGGCATGGCGCTTCGACTGGAAGCGCGACGACTGGGATCGGCTCGCCGGCGCCGTCGTCGCCGGACACGTCATCGAGTGCGGCGCGCAGTGCACCGGCGGCAACTACAGCTTCTTCCGCGAGGTCCCCGACCTGCGCCATGCGGGCTTCCCGATCGCCGAGATGCACGCGGACGGCAGCTTCGTCGTGACCAAGCACGAGGGGACGGGTGGGCTCGTCAGCGTCGGTACGGTCACGGCCCAGCTGCTCTACGAGATCCAGGGCCTCGACTACCCGAACCCCGACGTCACCGCGCGCTTCGACACCATCCGGCTCGCGCAGGAAGGCCCCGACCGCGTGCGCGTCTCCGGCGTGCGCGGCACGCCGCCGCCGCCGACCACGAAGGTCTGCATCAACTACCCCGGCGGCTACAAGAACAGCATGACGTTCGTGCTGACCGGGCTCGACGTCGAGGAGAAGGCGCGGCTCGCGGAGGAGACGCTGTGGGCGGCCGTGGGCGGGCGCGAGCAGTTCGCCGAAACGCGCGTGTCGCTGTCGCGCGCGGATCGGCCGGATCCGGCGAGCAACGAAGCCGCCTTCGCGTATCTCACCATCGCGGTGAAGGATCCCGACGCGGCGAAGGTCAGCCGCGCGGCGTTCTCGAACCACGTCGTCGAGATGGCGCTCGCGAGCTATCCCGGGTTCTTCATGACGACGCTGCCGCAGGGCGAGTCGCAGATCGGCGTGTACTGGCCGGCGCTGGTGCCGTCGACGGACGTGGAGCAGGTCGTCGTGCTCGGCGACGAGCGCGTCCCGATCGCGCCCGTGCTGCCGCCCGATCGCCACGCCGCGCCGCCGCCGGCCGCGGCACCGGCGGGCGACGTGCCGGCAGGCCCGACGCGCGACGTTCCGCTCGGCACCATCTGCGGCGCGCGCTCGGGCGACAAGGGCGGCAACGCGAACGTCGGCCTCTGGGTGCGCAGCGAGCCCGCCTACCGCTGGCTCGCCGGGTACCTGACGGCCGATCGACTTCGCGAGCTGCTGCCGGAGGCGCGCGGGCTCGCCGTCGAGCGCTACGCGCTGCCGAACCTGCTGGCGCTGAACTTCATCGTGAAGGGGTTGCTCGGCGATGGCGTCGCCGCGTCGTTGCGTGTCGATCCGCAGGCGAAGAGCCTCGGCGAGTACGTGCGCGCGCGCGTCGTGCCGATCCCCGTCGTGCTGCTCGAGGCGCTGCCGCCCCGTTGACAGGGACGCGGCGTCGCGTCACACATCGAGTTTCCGATAACGATTCTCGTTTCGTGTGGAACCCGCGTGTAGACCGTCGCTTCCATGGTCCAACGCGCCACGGCACCCGAGGAGGAGTACCCATGGCCGCCCACGTCCAGCAGCCCGCCCCCGACTTCAAGACTGAGGCCGTCGTCGACGGCGCGTTCAAGGAAGTGTCGCTGAGCGACTACAAGGGGAAGTGGCTGATCCTGTTCTTCTATCCGCTCGACTTCACGTTCGTGTGCCCGACCGAGATCCTGGCCTTCAACGATCGCGCGCCGGAGTTCCAGAAGATCGGCTGCGAGGTCGTCGCCGCCTCGATCGACAGCAAGTTCTCGCACCTCGCCTGGACCAACACCCCCCGTAAGGAGGGCGGCATCCAGGGCGTGACCATCCCGCTGCTCGCCGACGTGACGAAGAAGATCGCGTCCGACTACGGCGTGCTGCTGCCCGACGGCGTCGCGCTGCGCGGCCTCTTCGTCATCGATCCGAAGGGCACCGTGCGCTCGATCACGATCAACGACCTGCCGATCGGCCGCTCGGTCGACGAGGCGCTGCGCGTCGTCCAGGCGGGCCAGTTCGCCGACAAGCACGGCGAGGTCTGCCCGGCCAACTGGAAGCCGGGCGGCGACACGATGAAGCCCGACCCGACCGGCTCGAAGGACTACTTCAAGAAGGTCGGCTGAGCCGACCACCTGGGCGCTGCGGCCCCGGGAGGAGCACCGATCCTCCCGGGGCTCGGGCGTCGCGCGCCTCCTCTGTCGGGGTGCGCCGCTGGCCGCGGGCGCGTCCGGAGCGGCCGGCTACTTGCGCATCTGCTCGGAGAGGTAGGTCGTCTCTCCGAGCTTGGCGATGAGACCCAGCTGGGTCTCGAGCCAGTCGACGTGCTCCTCCTCGCTCTCGAGTATCTCCTCGAGCAGCTCGCGGGAGGTGTTGTCGCTCTCGGCGACACAGGTGGCGATGGAGCGGTTCAGCAGCGCGACCGCGTCCATCTCCAGGGCGAGATCCGCCTTCAGCTGCTCGGGGACCGTCTCGCCGATGCTCAGCTTGCCGAGCTTCTGGAGGTTGGGGACGCCCTCCAGGAACAGGATCCGGTCGACCAGATCCTCGGCATGCTTCATCTCCTCGATCGATTCCTTCCGATTCTCCTCGTAGAGCCGCTCGTATCCCCAGTTTTTGCACATCTTCGCGTGCAGGAAGTACTGGTTGATCCCCACGAGCTCTCCCGAGAGGACGTCGTTGAGAGCGTCGATCACCTTCTTGCTGCCCTTCATGCCGCCCTCCTCGTGGTGTGCGAAGTCGGCTCTCGCGTTACCACAGGGGGCCAGACTGGGCCAGCAGGGTACACCCATGCGTCGTCCGGCCGATCGGCGATCGTGGACGAAGCGGAAAGCCGGGTGAGAACGAGTCGCTAGGCGGCGGCGCTCCGGCGCGGGCAACCGTCGATCAGGTGGAAGGCGATGTGGGCCTGGCAGGAGCCGCAGTCGGTACCGGCGCCGTCGCAGCGCCTGGAGACGTCGTCGAGATCGCGGGCACCCGTTCGGATGGCCTCGATCACCTCATGCTCGGAAACGCCGCGGCACACGCACAGGATCATCTGCTGCCGTCCCCCTTGGACTGATCGGGACAGTAGCGATTTTGAAAATCGTTTTCAAGCACTTTCTGCGACGCCCTCGACCTGGGCGAAATGTCTGCCGGATCGCTCGGTTGGACCGCGCGCCGGTCAGGCCGGGACGGCTTCGATTCGCGGGAACAGCGCTTCCGGATTGCTCGTCCGGTGGCCTGCGGCGAACGTCTCGCCCCACGGCCTGCCCAGGTCCGCGAGCGTCCCCGCATCGAGCCCGAGCTGTGCGCCGAGCCGCGCCGCGGTCTCGGGCAGGAACGGCGCCACCAGCTGCGCCGTCACCCGCAGCGCCTCGCAGAGCTCGCGCAGGATGGCGCCGACGCGCGGCCTCTGCGCCGGATCCTTCGCGAGCGAGAAGGGCGCCGTCTCGGTGACGTACTTGTTGGCGTGATCGAGCGCGCGCCACACCGCCTCGAGCGCGCGATGGAACGCGAGCCCGGCGACGTGCTCGTCGAGCTCGCGACGGGCGACCACGAACGCCGCGCGCAACGCGAGGTCCGGTCCCTCGGGAGCGGCCGGCTGCACGACGCCGGCGACGTAGCGCTGCTGCATGGCCAGCACGCGGCTCGCGAGGTTGCCGAGGCCGTTCGCGAGATCGGCGTTGAGCCGCGTGACGAGCGCCTGCTCGCTGAACTCCGCGTCCTGCCCGAACGCCATCTCGCGCAGCAGGTAGTAGCGGAACGCGTCCATGCCGTAGCGCGCCTGCATGTCGAGCGGGCGCACGACGTTGCCGAGGCTCTTCGACATCTTGTCCTGGTTCATCTGCCAGTAGCCGTGCACGTGCAGACGGCGGTAGAGCGGCATCCCGGCGGCCATCAGCATCGTCGGCCAGAAGATCGCGTGCGGCTTCAGGATGTCCTTCGCGATCAGGTGGTGCGCGTGGGGCCACAGCTCGGGACGGCCGGCGGCGTCCAGCGCACTCACGTACGACAGCAGCGCGTCGAACCAGACGTAGGTGACGTAGCGGTCGTCGAAGGGCAGATCGATGCCCCAGGTGAGGCGCGCCTTCGGGCGCGAGATGCAGAGGTCGCCGATCGGCTCGCGCAGCAGCGCGAGCACCTCGCGCCGATAGCCGTCGGGCTGGATGCGCTCGGGCTCGTCCTCGAGGAGCCGTACGAGGCGATCCTGATACTGGCCCATGCGGAAGAAGTAGTTCTCCTCCGCGATCTCGGTGGGCGCGACCTTGTGGTCGGGGCAGAGGCCCCCCACGAGCTCGCGCTCCTGGTAGAAGCGCTCGCAGCCGTAGCAGTAGAGGCCGGTGTAGCGGTCGAAGTAGATGTCGCCGCGCGCATGGATCCCGGCGAGCACGCGCTGCACGAAGGCCGTGTGCGACGGGTCGGTGGTACGTACGAACCAGCCCGGCGTCAGCCCCACCTGCTCCCACGTCGTGCGGAAGAGGCCGCTCACGCGGTCGGCGAAGGCCTTCGGCGTGACGCCGGCCTTCGCCGCGGCCTGCGCGATCTTGTCGCCGTGCTCGTCCGTGCCGGTGACGAAGAACGCGTCACGCCCGCGCTGGCGCCAGAAGCGCACCAGCGTGTCCGCCACCACCGTCGTGTAGGTGTGCCCCAGGTGGGGCTCCGCGTTCACGTAGTAGATGGGGGTCGTGAAGTAGATCGGCGCGTCAGCCATCCGACCCCCGGCGCGCGACGAGGTCTTCCAGGCCGGCTTCGACGCGCTCGCCGTCGGCGAGCCGGAGCACGACCGTCTGCTTGAGGAGGTTCTGCGCCACGACCTGTCCGTTGCCCTTCACGCTCTCCACCTGCGCGCCCATCGCCGGCAGCGATCGGCGCAGCTCCTGATACGTGTCGTACTCGTAGCGCATGCAGCACTTCAGGCGACCGCACTGGCCGGCCAGCTTCGACGGGTTCAGCGACAGACCCTGCGCCTTCACCATCTTCACCGACACCGGCGCGAACTCGCGCAGCCACGACGAGCAGCACAGCTCGCG
It contains:
- a CDS encoding ATP-grasp domain-containing protein, with product MPPVTKVLVANRGEIARRVLRTLRAMGIAGVAVYSDADAGAPHVAEADEAVRIGPAPARESYLVADRLLDAARRTGADAVHPGYGFLAENADFAQACADTGLTFIGPTPAAIRAMGSKIEAKRIMAKAGVPVVPGAEGDDAALVKAAATVGFPVLVKASAGGGGKGMRVVRAADALPAALAAARREAEHAFGDGTLLLERYVDSPRHVEVQIFGDAHGTAIHLFERECSIQRRHQKVLEEAPSPAVDAALRARLGEAAVTAARAIGYVGAGTVEFILAPDGAFYFLEVNTRLQVEHPVTECVTGLDLVRLQIEVARGEPLRVRPETLRIDGHAIEARLYAEDAAHDFLPASGRVTLWSAPDVPGVRWDVGVAVGSEVGVHYDPMLAKVIAHGADRAEAIARLEAALRRLGVAGLTTNRDFLLAVLRHSAFAAGALDTHFVERHLPPAARTAASDPTVVRTHAIVATLEGHARRRDAAASPVPPSVPSGWRNNRWRPQRVEWRVGGDEIAVQYVVGGDGTVGVEAGELRGRAAVVARDAGGLVVELDGLRRRYETAASGDVTVVHSLLGTTELRELPVFPAARAEEVAGGCVAPMTGVVRAVHVAAGERVTRGQVLLVLEAMKMEHEMAAHADGVVREVRVEVGQMVDPDAVLVIVEADPALEA
- a CDS encoding enoyl-CoA hydratase/isomerase family protein, with product MSTSEPVPQTVTRYDVHGRAAWITLAEPERRNALSGPMVTELLGHLGTAMDDPAVRAVVLTGTGPAFCAGADLKGGGGGAIGGGAENPFVRVLRTMWDGPKPVIVAANGHAFGGGLGLVAAADIAIAADGAMFSFSEVRIGVIPAMISVVVLPKIGPHHAMRLFLTGERFDASRARDYGLLHRVVAIDRLMTAVQEEVDAIALGGPIAVGEAKRLVRTVPRMRMDEAFAWTEARIAELFASPEAAEGMAAFAQKRKPAWAE
- a CDS encoding DUF1446 domain-containing protein, producing the protein MADVLRIANCSGFYGDRLSAAREMVEGGPIDVLTGDYLAELTLMILLKDRLRDPSLGWARTFLRQLEEVAATCKARGIRIVVNAGGLNPGGCADAVRALYRKLGLDAVVAHVEGDDLMPKLAALQARGEPLAHLDRGTSLAELRSPVLSANAYLGGWGIAEALGRGADVVICGRVTDAALTVGPAAWRFDWKRDDWDRLAGAVVAGHVIECGAQCTGGNYSFFREVPDLRHAGFPIAEMHADGSFVVTKHEGTGGLVSVGTVTAQLLYEIQGLDYPNPDVTARFDTIRLAQEGPDRVRVSGVRGTPPPPTTKVCINYPGGYKNSMTFVLTGLDVEEKARLAEETLWAAVGGREQFAETRVSLSRADRPDPASNEAAFAYLTIAVKDPDAAKVSRAAFSNHVVEMALASYPGFFMTTLPQGESQIGVYWPALVPSTDVEQVVVLGDERVPIAPVLPPDRHAAPPPAAAPAGDVPAGPTRDVPLGTICGARSGDKGGNANVGLWVRSEPAYRWLAGYLTADRLRELLPEARGLAVERYALPNLLALNFIVKGLLGDGVAASLRVDPQAKSLGEYVRARVVPIPVVLLEALPPR
- a CDS encoding peroxiredoxin, with the translated sequence MAAHVQQPAPDFKTEAVVDGAFKEVSLSDYKGKWLILFFYPLDFTFVCPTEILAFNDRAPEFQKIGCEVVAASIDSKFSHLAWTNTPRKEGGIQGVTIPLLADVTKKIASDYGVLLPDGVALRGLFVIDPKGTVRSITINDLPIGRSVDEALRVVQAGQFADKHGEVCPANWKPGGDTMKPDPTGSKDYFKKVG
- the bfr gene encoding bacterioferritin; this translates as MKGSKKVIDALNDVLSGELVGINQYFLHAKMCKNWGYERLYEENRKESIEEMKHAEDLVDRILFLEGVPNLQKLGKLSIGETVPEQLKADLALEMDAVALLNRSIATCVAESDNTSRELLEEILESEEEHVDWLETQLGLIAKLGETTYLSEQMRK
- a CDS encoding (2Fe-2S)-binding protein; this translates as MILCVCRGVSEHEVIEAIRTGARDLDDVSRRCDGAGTDCGSCQAHIAFHLIDGCPRRSAAA
- the metG gene encoding methionine--tRNA ligase — translated: MADAPIYFTTPIYYVNAEPHLGHTYTTVVADTLVRFWRQRGRDAFFVTGTDEHGDKIAQAAAKAGVTPKAFADRVSGLFRTTWEQVGLTPGWFVRTTDPSHTAFVQRVLAGIHARGDIYFDRYTGLYCYGCERFYQERELVGGLCPDHKVAPTEIAEENYFFRMGQYQDRLVRLLEDEPERIQPDGYRREVLALLREPIGDLCISRPKARLTWGIDLPFDDRYVTYVWFDALLSYVSALDAAGRPELWPHAHHLIAKDILKPHAIFWPTMLMAAGMPLYRRLHVHGYWQMNQDKMSKSLGNVVRPLDMQARYGMDAFRYYLLREMAFGQDAEFSEQALVTRLNADLANGLGNLASRVLAMQQRYVAGVVQPAAPEGPDLALRAAFVVARRELDEHVAGLAFHRALEAVWRALDHANKYVTETAPFSLAKDPAQRPRVGAILRELCEALRVTAQLVAPFLPETAARLGAQLGLDAGTLADLGRPWGETFAAGHRTSNPEALFPRIEAVPA